Part of the bacterium genome is shown below.
TTTATAAAATGTCAAAAGGAAAAATAGAATAAAACCTCTGCATATTACAATTGGTTGTGTAAATAGATGTTTTATGGTAAAATAATATTGGTATGGAAAGAAAAGAATTAGGGCAGATACTTATTGAAAAAGGTATTATTACTCCTTTACAACTTGAAGAAGCATTACAGGAACAAAAAAAGACAGATAAATTTTTAGGTGAAATACTTGTTGAAAAGAAGTTCACAACAAAAGAAGATATAGTACATGCTCTTACTGAACAGAAAAAAGCAGATACTGTTGTTCTTTCCAGATTTAGAGGGTTAAAAAAAGAAGATATAAAAATAATTCCAGAAAATATTGCAAGAAAATTTACCCTTATTGGAATTGCAAAGGAAAATGAAACACTTATTGTAGCAATGAAAGACCCTTTAGATATTGTAGCAATGGATACAGTAAGAAGAATTACTGGAATGAAAATAAAAGTTGTAAAAGCAGAAGAAAAGGAAATCCTTGACTTAATTGAAAGGTATTATAATGAAGAAAAAGATATTCCTGAAATGTTTCAAGAACTTGAAAACAGTAGGGAACAAGAGGAAGTAGTAGATGAAAACCAATTAAGAATTGCTGCGGAAGATGCTCCTATAATAAGATTTGTAAATTCACTTTTTTTAAATGCAATTGAAAAAAGAGCAACTGATATTCATTTAGAGCCAGGAGAAATAGATATTAATGTTAGATTTAGAATAGATGGTATTCTTCATAGTAGTTTTCAGTCACCTCCTAAATATGCTTACCCTGGGATTGTTACACGAATGAAAATTCTATCAAACCTTGATATTGGTGAAAGAAGATTACCTCAGGATGGAAGATTTAAAATTAAAGTAGGCATAAGAGAAATAGATGTTAGAATTTCAACTCTTCCTACAATACATGGAGAAAAAGTGGTAATGCGACTTTTAGATAGAGAAAATCTTGTTTTAGATATGGAACAATTAGGGTTTGAGGCAGAAGAATTAAAAAAATTTAAAGGCTCCCTTATGAGACCGTTTGGAATGATAATAGTAACAGGTCCAACAGGAAGTGGAAAAACAACTACTTTATATTCTGGCTTAACTTTTATAAATACATCTGAAAAAAATATAATAACGATTGAAGACCCTGTTGAATATCAATTAGAAAGGATAAATCAAGTTCAGATAAAACCAAAAATTGGGCTTACTTTTCCAGTTGTTTTGCGACATATTTTAAGACAAGACCCTGATGTTATAATGATTGGAGAAATTAGAGATATTGAAACCGCACAAATTGCTATTCAATCATCACTTACAGGACATCTTGTTATTTCTACCCTTCATACAAATGATACTGTTTCTACTATTTCAAGATTATCTTATATGGGGGTTGAAAATTATCTTATATCTGATGCTGTAAATTTAATTCTTTCTCAAAGATTAATTAGAAAAATATGTGAAAGATGCAAAGAAAAAGATAAAGAAGGAAAAACTACTCTTGAAAA
Proteins encoded:
- a CDS encoding ATPase, T2SS/T4P/T4SS family encodes the protein MERKELGQILIEKGIITPLQLEEALQEQKKTDKFLGEILVEKKFTTKEDIVHALTEQKKADTVVLSRFRGLKKEDIKIIPENIARKFTLIGIAKENETLIVAMKDPLDIVAMDTVRRITGMKIKVVKAEEKEILDLIERYYNEEKDIPEMFQELENSREQEEVVDENQLRIAAEDAPIIRFVNSLFLNAIEKRATDIHLEPGEIDINVRFRIDGILHSSFQSPPKYAYPGIVTRMKILSNLDIGERRLPQDGRFKIKVGIREIDVRISTLPTIHGEKVVMRLLDRENLVLDMEQLGFEAEELKKFKGSLMRPFGMIIVTGPTGSGKTTTLYSGLTFINTSEKNIITIEDPVEYQLERINQVQIKPKIGLTFPVVLRHILRQDPDVIMIGEIRDIETAQIAIQSSLTGHLVISTLHTNDTVSTISRLSYMGVENYLISDAVNLILSQRLIRKICERCKEKDKEGKTTLEKIGIDVAKKEIYKGRGCIDCNYTGYYGRIAIYEVLEVNRKIREMIIEKKSEDKIRDAAKENGMKTLREIGIKKVVDGITTVKEALSVTL